GCATATTTTAATCAAATTTCGTTTAATTATGAAGGAAATTTAAATTTAGAACAACTAAAAATTGCATGGGAAAATACTGCTAAAAAACATGAAATTTTTAGATTAAGATTTGCGTGGGACGAAGAAATTATTCAAATTATCGATAAGAATACAAAACTAGATTGGCGCTATATTGATATCAGCAAGAAAAATATACTACAAAAAAATCAATTTATAAAAAATTATAAAACCAAAGATCGTTTAGAATATTTTAATTTAAAAAATGGAAAATTAATTAGAATTTGTATTATTAAACAATATAAAAATTTGTACACTTGTTTATTTAGTGCGCATCATTCTGCAATAGATGGATGGAGTATTGCTATTTTATTGAGTGAGGTGCACGATTTATACAATAAATGCGAGAAAATAATAAAAAATAAATATGATACAGTATATAGCGATACATTTAAGCTTATTAGTAAAGAAATGGATAAAAATATTGATTATTGGAATAATTGCATTAAAACTATGGAGAATAATCTTGATTTATCGTGCTTATTTTGTAATAGTGCAAAAAATAATAAATTATATTTTGCTAATTATAGACATATTAGAACACAAAAAGAAAAAATTTTAAATATTGATAACTCTAATTTTGATAATATTAAATCTTTATCTGTAAGATATTCCGTGACAATTAATGCGATTGTTTTTTTTGCTTTTTGTAAACTTTTAAGTGTATATGGAAATGCAGAAAAAATGGTTATAGGAACTACTGTGTCAGGAAGAAACTTGCCTATTTTTGGAGTAGAAAATGTAGTTGGTCTACTGATTAATACACTTCCTTTTTATGTAAATTTTGCAAAAAAAAGTAATACTAAAATTATCGAAATAATTAAATTATTACAAGATAAAATTAATGAAATGAATGAAAAAAGTCATGCTGATTTTTTTAAAATTTATAATGGAGAAAATAGATTATTTGATGTTATTTTTGTTTATGAAAATTATCCAATGCAATTTAGTAACAAAATAGATGAATCTTTATCTATATGTTATGATGAAGTTTATGAGACATTAGATTATCCTTTATCTGCTATAGTTTATAAATTAGAAAATGGAATACAGATTAAAATTAAGTATGCAGGTGAGCTATTTGAAGATCTAATCATAGATGAGATGTTGGAATATTTTGTAGGAGTTTTGAATAAAGTAGTTATTTACCCCGAAGAAGTGTTTAAAAAAGTTTCATTTATCAATACTCAGCAAGAAAATTTGGTGAGAAATTTAAATATTTCTACTGATATTGATTTTACTAAGTGCAGCAGTATTATAGATTTATTTGAGAACTGTGTTATAAATTATATTAATAATAATGCTTTAATTTTTAAAGATAAAATAATAAATTATTTTGAATTAAATTGTAAATCCAATCAGCTTGCAAATTATATCAAAATTAATTTTAATATTTCTAAAAGTCATTTTATTGCTATTATTCAAAATAGAAGTGATTTAATGATAATATCTATTTTAGCAATATTAAAGCTTGGTAAAGCATATTTACCAATAAATCCAAATACGCCAAAAGATCGTATTGATTATATATTAAAGGATGCTGATCCTATTATAGTTTTAATTGATTCTTATAATATTAAAGAATTTAATAATTGTTATAATAATTTTGTAAATGTGAATAATGTTATAGATAAAATTTCTGAGTATTCTTCAGAAAATATTAGCACCAGTGTAGCAATAAATGATTTGGCATATTTACTTTATACTTCTGGAACTACAGGCGTACCTAAAGGTGTTGCAATGCCTCATGAAAGTTGCCTTTTAAGAATTAATAAAATGGCTTCTATTAATAAAATGTCATCAAAAGATGTTTATCTTTTTAAAACAAATTATATTTTTGATGTTTCTTTTTCCGATATTTTTACAACGCTAACTTCTGGAGCCTCTTTGGTTGTTACAGAAAACCATTTTGATATTTCCGAAATTGAATTTTTGATAAAAAAACATTTGGTAAATATTTGTCATTTTGTACCATCTCAATTTAAGGTTTTTGCGGAGTTGGTTAATTTATTTGATTTAAAGTCAATTAATAGAATAGTTTTAAGTGGTGAGCCATTAGATATAAGATTAATTAATAAATATTTGGATAGTATTAGATTTATAAATTATTATGGTCCAACCGAAACAGGAGAGGTTACATATAAAGAATTTTTAATAAATAATTTTAATCATGATTTATATTTTGGGCGTATATTTATTGGCAAATTATTTGGATATTTAAAAGCTTATGTTTTGGATAAAAATTTACATTTATTGCCGATTAATACAGTTGGTGAATTGTGTATTTCTGGTTCAAGTTTAGCAAATTATTATTGGAAAAATGAAGATTTTACTAAACAATGTTTTATTGACAATCCATTTATTCCTATACAAAATGATGGTAAATATTTATTTCGTAAGATGTACAAAACAGGGGATCTTGTAAGATGGTTGCCAAATGGTGAATTAGAATATTTTGGTAGAATTGATTTTCAAGTAAAGTTAAATGGATTTAGAGTAGAGTTGCAAGAGATAGAAAATGTAATAAGTTCTTACTCTGGAATAAAAAACTCAGTTGTGATACTTTCTGAAAATAATAAATTTTTGGTTGCATATTATTTATCTGATTTATTGATTGATCACAATTTTTTACGGAATTATGTTCAAGCAAAACTTCCTACATATATGATGCCACAGTATTTTTTGCAAATTGATGCACTGCCTTTAACAGCAAACGGCAAACTAGATGTCGCTGCTTTACCAAAAATTGATAAACATAATACTGTTAAATTTGAACTTCCAAGTAATGATATTGAAATTAAATTATTAGATTATTGGAGTGAGATATTAAATATTTCTAAAAGTAAAATTAGTATAAATTCTAGCTTTTTTGATTTGGGAGGAAATAGTTTATTTGCAATTAAGCTTTTAAATAAAATTAATAATAATTTAAGTTTTGATATTAAGCTTTCAGATATTTTTGTGAGTAAAAATATTAAAAATATTGCATTAAAAATTACGCATCAATCAAAAAATTACACACCAATTGTAGAATTAAACAAAAAATCTTCAAATCCTATCATGTTTATGGTGCATCCCGCACGCTCTGGCTGTGAAGTTTATGCGAAATTAGCAGAACATTTGCAAGATCATTTTTATTGTTTAGGAGTGGATTCTTATAATCTTAATAATGATGATAAAATTACAAGTTTAAATCATCTTTCTGATTATTATCTTAAACATATAGAAACATATATGCTAAAATGTAAGCAGCAAAATTATTATTTTTTGGGATGGTCGTTGGGTGGTTTTATTTGTCTTGAGATTGCATCGCTTTTAGAAATTAAGGGGCATAGAAATATAAATTTATTTTTACTTGATTCATTTTATTTTGACGATTATATGAATAAAAATAAAATGAATCTCGAAACATTTTTAAAATATGGTAAACAGGATTTTAATTTTTTAGGATTTGATAATAGTTATATTGATAAAATTTGTACCATATATGATATTGAAGATGGGTTTTTATCGCAGAAAATTTCTTGTAAGCTGAAATTTTCTAATGTTACTTTATTAAAGGCTTTAAAATTTAGGAAAAGTGGTAATTTAAAAAATGTAAATAATTATTTAAATTATTCTATTCTTTTAAAAGAATAATAATATTTCTAATTTATTAGATGATGTGAGTAAATTAAAAATTATTGATGTTCCTTCTGCGACGCATTTAAGTATTATAAATGAATTTGATACAATTAAAACAGCAATAATTAATAGTATTTAAAAATTTTAATTATTTTTGATTTTTATTTTTAAATATTTATAATTTAATTATCATATTGCAAGAAATTTAGTGACGGAGTATTGTTTACCGATCTTCCAAATTGCCGTTTTGTTTGTAACACAAAAAGAGGACATTAAATATGAGTTTAAAAGAAGAAGCTTTGCACTATCATCGTAAAGGGCGTAAAGGAAAAATTGAAACAGGTATAACCAAAGAGTGTAAAAATCAAAAAGATATTACCTTAGCATATTCTCCTGGCGTTGCTGAACCTTGCAAAGAAATCGCAAGAGATCCTTCTTTGGTTTATGAGTACACCGCTAAAGGTAATTTAGTCGCGGTTGTTACAAATGGAACGGCGGTATTGGGTCTTGGAGCGATTGGTCCATTAGCAGGAAAACCTGTTATGGAAGGTAAAGCAGTGCTTTTTAAAATGTTTGCAGATATTGATTGTTACGATATTGAATTGAATGCTAAAACTCCAGAAGAAATAATTAGTGCATGTAAAATGTTAGAACCGACTTTTGGTGGCATTAATTTAGAAGACATTAAAGCGCCTGAATGTTTTGAAGTCGAAGAACGATTGCGAGAAGAGTTAGATATTCCTGTTTTTCATGATGATCAGCATGGTACGGCAATTGTAAGCGGTGCGGCTTTATTAAATGCATGCGAAATTACAAAACGCAAAATTTCTGATGTGAAATGTGTTGTGAATGGTGCAGGTGCTGCAGCTATTGCTTGTGCGCAAATGTATATAAACTTAGGGCTCAAAAAGGAAAATTTAATTTTATGCGATTCTAAGGGTGTTGTTTATAAAGGCCGCACAGAAGGAATGAATAAATATAAGGCTCGCTTTGAAAACGACACTAAAAAAAGAACTCTTGCCGAAGCAATCAAAGGGGTCGATTTTTTTTGTGGTTTAAGTGTTGCAGGGGCTGTTACTAAAGAAATGGTTAAGTCCATGGCTAAAGACCCTATTATATTTGCTATGGCAAATCCTGACCCAGAAATTTCTCCGGCTGATATTAAGTCAGTGCGAAGTGATGCAATAATTGCCACAGGAAGATCAGATTATCCCAATCAAGTGAACAATGTTCTTGGTTACCCTTATATCTTTAGAGGAGCCATGGACGTTTTATCAACTCGTATCAACGAAGATATGAAAATGGCGGCTGTGCATGCCATAGCGGCTTTAGCAAAAGAAGATATTCCAGAGAGTGTCACGAAGTCTTATGCAAGCAGTACATTGCAAGGTTTTGGCAGAGAATACTTAATTCCTAAACCTTTTGATCCAAGGCTTTTATTGCGTGTGGCGCCCGCTGTGGCAAAAGCTGCGCTTGCAACAAAAGTGGCAAGAAAAAACATCGATATTGAGCATTATGTTGATTTGTTGGAGTCTCGTTTGGGTGTCCTGCAATCAGTAACTCGAAAAATTAAAAGAAGTGTTGTTGTGGCAAATAGAACAAGCGGCAAAAAACTAAGAGTGGTGTTGCCAGAAGGTGCTAGCCTAAAAATTTTAAAAGCTGCAGAAATTGTTTGTGCCGAAGAAATTTGTGAGCCAATTTTAATTGGTGATATTCAAAAAATTAGAAGTTTAATTCAAGATGCAAAGTTAGATAAACTTTTAACTCAGGTTGAAATTATTGACCCATCAGAAGATAAAAGATCAGAAAAATATGCTTCATTGTTGTTAGAAAAAAGAGCGCGAAAAGGTGTGACACGTATGGGTGCATATGAACTTGTTACGGGTGATCATCATTACTTTGCAACAATGATGGTTGAAACAGGTGATGCCGATGCGTTTTGTTCTGGAGTGCATCATAATTATGGAGATGCAATAAGACCTGCCTTACAAATAATTGGTACCCAAACAGATAAAGTTCTTGCTGGTATTTATATGTTGCTGTGGAAAGAAAGAAGCATATTTGTTGCTGATACAACAGTGAATATTAACTCCAATGCAGAACAATTGGCGCAAATCGCAATTCAAACGCATGACATGGCTAAAATATATTTAAGTGAGCAGCCAAGAGTGGCTATGCTAAGTTTTAGTAATTTTGGCAGTACCAAGCATCCAGAGTCTGATAAAGTGTGTAAGGCTACAGGTATTGTAAAAAAACTGCGCCCAGACATAGAAATTGATGGAGAAATGCAAGCCGATTTTGCGCTTTCATCAGAATTATTAGAACATTCTTATGGTTTTTCAACTCTTAAAGGTCCTGCAAATGTTTTGATATTTCCTGATTTGACGTCAGGAAATATTGCTTACAAGCTTTTAGGAAAATTAGGAGGTGCAACATCAATAGGTCCAATTCTGACTGGAATGAAAAAACCTGTTAATGTTTTAGCGCGAAATTCGGACATCGATGAAATTGTTAATTTAATTACATTTACAGTTCATAGGGTACAAAATGGAATGTAATTAAGGCAAATGTTCTCTTGTTAAATTTCGGTAAGAATTTTGCAGTGGCACAACGTTATCTTCAATGCGAATACCTCCATAAGGAGTGAGTTTTTCAATTATATCCCAATTTATTTTGTTAGCATGTTTATTATTTTGTTTAAATTGGTTAAGCAATGATTGAATAAAGTAGATGCCTGGTTCTATTGTAACAATCACCGAGTTTTCTAAGGTTCCAACAAACCTTAAAGAGCGATATAAAACATTTGGGGGGTTTTCTGGTGCAAAATTGCCGCTTTCATTTAGCTGTTTTCCGCCAATATCGTGTACTTGTACACCCAACATATGTCCAAGGCCATGTGGCATAAAAACTTTTGTAATTCCTTCTTTTAGTGCGAGTTCATAATCTCCAGCAATTTTTAGAATTCCTACTTTTTCTAGTGCTCTAGCTAATTTAATGTGACATTGTTCGTGTAAAGAAGGGAAATAAAGCCCCGACTTTACTTCATGACAGAGCTCTTGTTGTATTTTTTCTGTTT
This region of Spirobacillus cienkowskii genomic DNA includes:
- a CDS encoding NADP-dependent malic enzyme; the protein is MSLKEEALHYHRKGRKGKIETGITKECKNQKDITLAYSPGVAEPCKEIARDPSLVYEYTAKGNLVAVVTNGTAVLGLGAIGPLAGKPVMEGKAVLFKMFADIDCYDIELNAKTPEEIISACKMLEPTFGGINLEDIKAPECFEVEERLREELDIPVFHDDQHGTAIVSGAALLNACEITKRKISDVKCVVNGAGAAAIACAQMYINLGLKKENLILCDSKGVVYKGRTEGMNKYKARFENDTKKRTLAEAIKGVDFFCGLSVAGAVTKEMVKSMAKDPIIFAMANPDPEISPADIKSVRSDAIIATGRSDYPNQVNNVLGYPYIFRGAMDVLSTRINEDMKMAAVHAIAALAKEDIPESVTKSYASSTLQGFGREYLIPKPFDPRLLLRVAPAVAKAALATKVARKNIDIEHYVDLLESRLGVLQSVTRKIKRSVVVANRTSGKKLRVVLPEGASLKILKAAEIVCAEEICEPILIGDIQKIRSLIQDAKLDKLLTQVEIIDPSEDKRSEKYASLLLEKRARKGVTRMGAYELVTGDHHYFATMMVETGDADAFCSGVHHNYGDAIRPALQIIGTQTDKVLAGIYMLLWKERSIFVADTTVNINSNAEQLAQIAIQTHDMAKIYLSEQPRVAMLSFSNFGSTKHPESDKVCKATGIVKKLRPDIEIDGEMQADFALSSELLEHSYGFSTLKGPANVLIFPDLTSGNIAYKLLGKLGGATSIGPILTGMKKPVNVLARNSDIDEIVNLITFTVHRVQNGM